In one window of Candidatus Avedoeria danica DNA:
- a CDS encoding cation-transporting P-type ATPase, producing the protein MAHRPIPLAILDGLAAVASGLTEHEAAERLGEFGPNDIVEAPSHPWRALIADTAKDPMLWFFSATAGLYALVGQHSEAVTLVLAILPLLGMDVYLHRRTQASTEGLTSRLATTATVVRNGVTRTLPTIALVPGDRVVVSIGEPFPADVIIVAGADLQVDESALTGEAFPVAKRPLDAQPPRETSHEGAGPRVAEAHWGFAGTRLLTGHAQACVAHTGGATLYGEIARSALGGGHERTPIQAAIDHLVRRLLVVAIALCVVLAAVRLAQGNSWLDALVSAVTLATAAIPEEFPVVFTFYLSVGVYRLARRQALVRRAVTVENIGRVTCICSDKTGTITEGRLQLTHVLPAPGTSAPRLLEVARAAARAETGDPLDEAILLAAGATTDIAPASVRVTTFPFTEDRQRETAVVETPAHERWVATKGAAEVVMAMCDAVDGAVQAERTAAIQAFATDAHKVVAVAWRPLDAAADVGTEPASGYRFAGLLAFEDPVREGVREAVTACRVAGIHTIMVTGDHPVTAAAVARAVGLGGREPRVVLGDALEAMVADGLGGTLRDVDVVARAKPAQKLLLVKTLQSLGEIVAVTGDGVNDVPALQAADIGVAMGARGTRSAREVAAIVLMDDNFRTIVGAIGEGRQLFQNLQISFQYLLITHIPLVLTAALIPLAGYPLLYLPTHIVWLEMLIHPTAMLVFQALPTRDLVPHARSVGRARFFDPVQMTTIVVTGLLVAAAVTAGYLRSLGVVADVDHGRAMALATFTLASAGVTAGLSGLRSRAAWFMCLGTLASSWLLIQTPAVAAKLHLRPLDPDDWALALGGAIIAGAIPWLARWIRG; encoded by the coding sequence ATGGCCCATCGCCCCATTCCGCTCGCCATCCTAGACGGTCTGGCCGCCGTCGCCAGCGGCCTCACCGAGCACGAGGCGGCCGAACGCCTTGGCGAGTTCGGGCCGAACGACATCGTCGAAGCCCCATCCCACCCGTGGCGGGCGCTCATCGCGGATACCGCCAAGGATCCGATGCTCTGGTTCTTCTCCGCGACCGCCGGTCTCTATGCGCTCGTCGGGCAGCACTCGGAGGCCGTCACGCTGGTACTGGCCATCCTGCCGCTGCTGGGCATGGACGTCTACCTGCACCGCCGCACCCAGGCGTCGACCGAGGGCCTCACGTCGCGGCTGGCCACGACGGCGACCGTCGTCCGTAACGGGGTGACAAGGACTTTGCCGACCATCGCCCTCGTCCCCGGCGATCGGGTGGTCGTGTCCATCGGCGAGCCCTTCCCGGCCGACGTGATCATCGTGGCCGGCGCGGACCTCCAGGTCGACGAGTCCGCGCTCACCGGCGAGGCGTTCCCGGTCGCAAAGCGCCCGCTCGACGCACAACCGCCGCGTGAGACATCTCACGAAGGCGCCGGACCGCGCGTCGCCGAAGCGCACTGGGGGTTCGCCGGGACGCGCCTCTTGACGGGCCACGCGCAGGCGTGCGTCGCACACACAGGCGGCGCGACGCTGTACGGCGAGATCGCCCGCTCCGCTCTGGGCGGCGGGCACGAGCGTACGCCAATCCAGGCCGCCATCGACCACCTCGTGCGGCGACTGCTCGTCGTCGCGATCGCATTGTGCGTGGTGCTCGCCGCCGTCCGGCTCGCCCAGGGCAACTCATGGCTCGACGCGCTCGTGAGCGCGGTGACGCTGGCCACGGCCGCGATCCCCGAGGAGTTCCCGGTCGTCTTCACGTTCTACCTCAGCGTTGGCGTGTACCGGCTGGCGCGGCGTCAGGCGCTGGTCCGGCGCGCCGTGACGGTCGAGAACATCGGCCGCGTGACGTGCATCTGCTCCGACAAGACGGGCACGATCACCGAAGGGCGGCTGCAGCTCACCCATGTGCTGCCGGCGCCGGGCACGTCGGCACCGCGGCTGCTCGAGGTGGCCCGCGCGGCCGCGCGGGCCGAGACGGGCGACCCGCTGGACGAGGCGATCCTGCTCGCCGCCGGCGCCACCACGGACATCGCGCCCGCGTCGGTTCGGGTGACGACGTTTCCGTTCACCGAGGATCGCCAGCGTGAAACGGCCGTCGTCGAAACGCCGGCGCACGAGCGCTGGGTCGCAACCAAGGGCGCGGCCGAGGTGGTCATGGCTATGTGCGACGCTGTCGACGGCGCGGTGCAGGCCGAGCGCACCGCCGCGATCCAGGCGTTCGCGACCGATGCCCACAAGGTCGTCGCCGTGGCATGGCGGCCGCTCGACGCGGCGGCGGATGTCGGTACGGAGCCGGCGTCGGGCTATCGGTTCGCCGGCCTTCTGGCGTTCGAGGACCCGGTGCGTGAGGGCGTGCGCGAGGCGGTGACGGCGTGCCGCGTGGCCGGCATCCACACGATCATGGTGACAGGCGATCACCCGGTTACCGCCGCCGCCGTAGCCCGCGCGGTCGGGCTCGGCGGTCGCGAGCCGCGGGTCGTCCTGGGCGACGCGCTGGAGGCGATGGTCGCCGACGGGCTGGGTGGGACGCTGCGCGACGTCGATGTCGTGGCCCGCGCCAAGCCCGCTCAGAAGCTCCTGCTCGTCAAGACGCTGCAGTCGCTCGGCGAGATCGTCGCGGTGACGGGCGACGGCGTGAACGACGTCCCGGCACTTCAAGCGGCCGACATCGGCGTCGCGATGGGCGCGCGCGGCACGCGCAGCGCACGTGAGGTCGCGGCCATCGTGCTCATGGACGACAACTTCCGGACGATCGTCGGCGCGATCGGCGAGGGTCGGCAGCTGTTCCAGAACCTTCAGATCAGCTTCCAGTACCTGCTGATCACGCACATTCCGCTCGTGCTCACCGCCGCGCTGATCCCCCTGGCCGGCTATCCGCTGCTCTACCTGCCGACCCACATCGTGTGGCTCGAGATGTTGATCCACCCGACGGCAATGCTGGTGTTCCAGGCGCTGCCAACGCGCGACCTCGTGCCGCACGCCCGATCGGTCGGGCGGGCGCGGTTCTTCGATCCGGTCCAAATGACGACGATCGTGGTCACCGGACTGCTGGTGGCCGCCGCCGTAACCGCCGGGTACCTGCGCAGCCTCGGCGTCGTCGCCGACGTCGATCACGGCCGCGCGATGGCGCTGGCGACGTTCACCCTGGCTAGCGCCGGCGTGACGGCCGGGCTGAGCGGCCTGCGATCGCGCGCGGCGTGGTTCATGTGTCTCGGCACCTTGGCGAGCTCGTGGCTGCTGATCCAGACGCCGGCGGTGGCGGCTAAGCTGCACCTGCGTCCGCTGGATCCCGACGACTGGGCGCTGGCGCTCGGCGGGGCGATCATCGCGGGGGCCATCCCGTGGTTGGCGCGGTGGATTCGTGGATAG
- a CDS encoding SDR family oxidoreductase: MTCTLTNKVVVITGGTRGIGLAIAEACAAEGAAVVIASRAGDAVAAAMARLASGGARADGIACDVADARQVEALADHAVRAFGCIDVWFNNAGIAAPYGPTLDIPPARFERVVATNIIGTYHGSTTALRRFLAQGHGKLVNSVGRGERGPVALQSPYASSKAWVRNFTLAMAKEYADRGVGIFGFNPGLTITDLVTDLEVTPGQSEGVAVFGTVLRWLGHSVEVAAAKAAWVAGPETDGRTGRVYRVSTAATLAVNLRNEVAGRLAGRPRKAVSMRVRTIGPDNDAGAAGSRRPWHHSAMTTQPPAADTSNVCSPPL; encoded by the coding sequence ATGACCTGCACGCTCACGAACAAAGTGGTGGTGATCACCGGCGGCACACGCGGGATCGGCCTTGCCATCGCCGAGGCCTGCGCGGCGGAGGGCGCCGCCGTGGTGATCGCATCCCGGGCGGGCGATGCGGTGGCGGCGGCCATGGCGCGGCTGGCGAGCGGCGGTGCGCGAGCTGACGGCATCGCGTGCGACGTGGCCGACGCGCGCCAAGTCGAGGCGCTGGCCGACCACGCCGTTCGCGCGTTTGGGTGCATCGATGTCTGGTTCAACAACGCGGGCATCGCGGCGCCGTACGGCCCGACGCTCGACATCCCGCCGGCGCGATTCGAGCGCGTCGTTGCGACGAACATTATCGGCACGTACCACGGCAGCACCACCGCGCTGCGCCGATTCCTGGCGCAGGGGCACGGCAAGCTCGTGAACTCGGTCGGGCGCGGCGAGCGCGGACCGGTGGCGCTCCAAAGCCCTTACGCGTCGTCGAAGGCATGGGTGCGCAACTTCACGCTGGCCATGGCCAAAGAGTACGCCGACCGAGGCGTCGGCATCTTCGGCTTCAACCCCGGCCTGACGATCACCGACCTCGTGACGGACCTCGAGGTAACGCCGGGCCAATCGGAGGGCGTGGCCGTCTTCGGGACGGTGCTCCGTTGGCTCGGCCACTCGGTCGAGGTCGCGGCGGCCAAGGCCGCCTGGGTCGCCGGCCCGGAGACGGACGGGCGTACCGGCCGCGTCTACCGTGTTTCAACCGCGGCCACGCTGGCAGTCAACCTGCGCAACGAAGTGGCCGGGCGGCTGGCGGGCCGGCCTCGGAAGGCCGTGTCGATGCGCGTACGAACGATCGGCCCCGACAACGATGCGGGCGCCGCCGGGTCGCGGCGGCCATGGCACCATTCGGCGATGACGACTCAGCCGCCGGCAGCCGATACATCGAACGTCTGCTCTCCGCCGCTGTGA
- the mutM gene encoding bifunctional DNA-formamidopyrimidine glycosylase/DNA-(apurinic or apyrimidinic site) lyase → MPELPEVETYARDLAAVLPGRRLVGARVGWPRQAPRSAPEEMAARLAGQTILAVGRRGKYLCLQLSDDWLILHLKMSGRLELVPAAHPRNPHAHTVFALDRGDELRFHDPRKFGRVYVVADPAAVTGALGPEPLDDAFTLAAFAARLRGRRGRLKPLLLDQRFVAGLGNIYVDEALFTARLHPLATADGLTDDDVRRLHGAIRAVLARGVELRGTSFSTGGYRDLTGNRGEMQGTLLVFRRTGEPCPACGTPIERLVVGGRSTHVCPACQAAPVSGRR, encoded by the coding sequence ATGCCCGAGCTCCCCGAGGTCGAGACCTACGCCCGCGACCTGGCCGCCGTCCTGCCGGGCCGCCGCCTCGTCGGCGCCCGCGTCGGCTGGCCGCGCCAAGCGCCGCGCAGCGCGCCGGAGGAGATGGCCGCGCGCCTCGCCGGCCAGACGATCCTGGCGGTGGGACGGCGCGGCAAGTACCTCTGCCTCCAGCTGTCGGACGACTGGCTGATCCTCCATCTCAAGATGAGCGGCCGGCTCGAACTCGTTCCCGCCGCCCACCCGCGCAACCCGCACGCCCACACCGTCTTCGCGCTCGACCGGGGCGACGAGCTGCGCTTCCACGACCCGCGCAAGTTCGGCCGCGTCTACGTGGTGGCCGATCCGGCGGCCGTCACCGGCGCCCTCGGCCCCGAGCCGCTGGACGACGCTTTCACGTTGGCCGCATTCGCGGCGCGCCTGCGCGGGCGCCGCGGCCGCCTCAAGCCGCTCCTGCTCGACCAGCGCTTCGTGGCCGGCCTCGGGAACATCTACGTCGACGAGGCGCTGTTCACCGCCCGCCTCCACCCGCTGGCCACGGCCGACGGGCTGACGGACGATGACGTCCGGCGGCTGCACGGCGCCATCCGCGCTGTGTTGGCGCGCGGCGTCGAGCTGCGCGGAACGAGCTTCTCGACCGGCGGCTACCGAGACCTGACGGGCAACCGCGGCGAGATGCAGGGCACGCTGCTGGTGTTTCGGCGAACCGGCGAGCCCTGCCCGGCCTGCGGCACGCCGATCGAGCGCCTGGTCGTCGGCGGGCGGAGCACGCACGTCTGTCCGGCGTGCCAGGCAGCGCCCGTTTCGGGACGGCGCTGA
- a CDS encoding SCO family protein, producing MTTPERRTSPGSRWLAPLALAALLAAGALIARQVITTPPHPSVRPDVPADDPAAGAADETAPAASNGVPADGDAAELHGFVLSPALPAPDVRAADTAGAPWDLADRRGNVVALFFGYTTCPDVCPQTLALLAATKAALGDGSIPFDVAMITVDPERDTPDVLGRYMAGFDPSFVGLEAGDGLATIADAFGATYTRDLPPDLATQAAQIAGHDEAEGDGQGGDADHPVDDDHQGDEAAGDGDHDAAEPAALGHSAGLPGGFEPGSPAYTVAHSGVVFLIDPEGRLRSSYLAPFDPAELAADVTVLLAGDHRSAKAR from the coding sequence ATGACGACTCCCGAACGACGCACGTCGCCCGGCTCCCGGTGGTTGGCCCCTTTGGCCCTCGCGGCGCTCCTGGCCGCCGGCGCCCTGATCGCTCGACAGGTGATCACGACGCCGCCGCACCCGTCCGTCCGGCCGGACGTGCCCGCCGACGACCCGGCAGCCGGAGCTGCCGACGAAACTGCGCCTGCCGCGTCCAACGGCGTGCCCGCCGACGGCGACGCCGCCGAGCTGCACGGCTTCGTGCTCTCACCCGCCCTGCCGGCCCCCGACGTCCGCGCCGCGGACACCGCCGGCGCACCGTGGGACCTGGCCGACCGCCGCGGCAACGTCGTGGCCCTGTTCTTCGGCTACACCACCTGCCCGGACGTCTGCCCCCAGACGCTGGCCCTCCTCGCCGCCACGAAGGCCGCCCTCGGCGACGGGTCGATCCCGTTCGACGTGGCGATGATCACCGTCGATCCGGAACGCGACACGCCCGACGTTCTCGGCCGCTACATGGCCGGCTTCGACCCGTCGTTCGTCGGCCTCGAAGCGGGCGATGGATTGGCGACGATCGCTGATGCCTTCGGGGCGACCTACACGCGCGATCTCCCACCGGACCTCGCGACACAGGCGGCGCAGATCGCCGGGCACGACGAGGCGGAGGGCGACGGCCAAGGCGGAGATGCGGATCACCCCGTCGACGACGACCACCAGGGCGACGAGGCGGCGGGCGACGGCGACCACGACGCCGCCGAACCCGCGGCCCTCGGCCACAGCGCCGGCCTGCCCGGCGGCTTCGAGCCCGGCTCGCCGGCCTACACCGTCGCGCACTCGGGCGTCGTGTTCCTGATCGACCCCGAGGGCCGGCTGCGCTCATCCTACCTGGCGCCCTTCGATCCGGCCGAACTGGCCGCCGACGTCACGGTCCTGCTCGCCGGTGATCACCGCTCCGCCAAGGCTCGATGA
- a CDS encoding ABC transporter ATP-binding protein, with protein MTDDRPGDGAPVVVCDGLTKHYGPVRALDSLDLAVAAGEIVALLGPSGCGKTTTLRLIAGFVAPDAGRITVHGRTVAGDGLWVPPEARNVGVVFQDFALFPHLTVARNVAYGLHRVRDRAARQAEVARALALVGLSGLAGRLPNELSGGQQQRVALARALAPRPALLLLDEPFSNLDARMRHLVRDEVRDILTAAAVASIFVTHDQEEAFLMGDRVAVLNGGRLEQIGTPEAVFHAPASRFVADFLGHTGFLDGTVVPGGIATELGLLPQLCSLPVGTAVQVLARPDDVHVAADGGATARVERRYFQGMHNLYRVRLPSGVAIKAATPHEVVLADGAPVRVALAGDHPLVCFFEGRAVG; from the coding sequence ATGACGGACGATCGTCCCGGCGACGGCGCGCCCGTCGTCGTCTGCGACGGCCTGACGAAGCACTACGGTCCGGTCCGGGCCCTCGACAGCCTCGATCTGGCCGTCGCCGCCGGCGAGATCGTCGCGCTGCTCGGACCGAGCGGCTGCGGCAAGACGACGACGCTGCGGCTCATCGCCGGCTTCGTGGCGCCCGACGCGGGACGGATCACGGTCCACGGCCGGACGGTGGCGGGCGACGGTCTCTGGGTGCCGCCCGAGGCGCGCAATGTCGGCGTCGTCTTCCAGGACTTCGCGCTGTTCCCACATCTCACCGTGGCGCGGAACGTGGCCTACGGGCTCCACCGCGTCCGCGACCGCGCCGCGCGCCAGGCCGAGGTGGCGCGGGCGCTCGCGCTCGTGGGGCTGTCCGGCTTGGCGGGGCGTCTGCCGAACGAGTTGTCCGGCGGCCAGCAGCAGCGCGTCGCACTCGCCCGGGCGCTCGCGCCGCGGCCGGCGCTCCTCCTGCTGGACGAGCCGTTCTCGAACCTGGACGCCCGGATGCGCCACCTGGTCCGCGACGAGGTGCGCGACATCCTCACGGCCGCCGCCGTCGCATCGATCTTCGTCACGCACGATCAGGAAGAGGCCTTCCTGATGGGCGATCGGGTGGCGGTCCTCAACGGCGGCCGGCTCGAGCAGATCGGGACGCCCGAGGCCGTGTTCCACGCGCCCGCCAGCCGCTTCGTCGCCGATTTCCTCGGCCACACCGGCTTCCTTGACGGCACCGTCGTGCCGGGCGGCATCGCCACCGAGCTTGGCCTGCTGCCGCAGCTGTGCTCGCTGCCGGTGGGCACGGCGGTCCAAGTCCTCGCCCGTCCGGATGACGTCCACGTGGCGGCGGACGGCGGCGCGACGGCCCGCGTCGAGCGACGCTATTTCCAGGGGATGCACAACCTCTACCGCGTGCGCCTTCCCTCCGGCGTCGCGATCAAGGCCGCGACGCCGCACGAGGTCGTGCTCGCCGACGGCGCGCCGGTGCGCGTGGCGCTGGCGGGTGACCATCCGCTGGTGTGCTTCTTCGAGGGGCGGGCGGTCGGCTAG
- a CDS encoding iron ABC transporter permease: protein MGALTAARRRPVPVPVAPRTWLLRAAAAAIVVVALLPLGYLALRAAQGSDAALAVLRRPQTAWTVLRTLALMAAVTATAVALAVPLAWLTTSTDLPGRRAWSVALALPLVVPSYVSAYLYSAALGPRGSLGVALAPLGIERLPRVAGFVGAWLVLSLATYPYVLLTAQSALRRLDPALTEASRSLGRGPWATFLRVTLPGLRPSIAAGALLVALYTLRDFGAVSVLRFDALSQVIYLTLRASLDRPGAAMLSLVVVGITVAVLGLERLLASRAPRVAAATSRAAAVPLRVPLGRWRVAALLGCAATVLLALAVPGIELGFELGRGLVRGQVIDGGRLLGALRNSALAAGLAAAATVLAALPVAAAARSWPGGAGRWLGRLSYTGLALPPITVALAVVFLGLGVVPALYQTLPLLVFAYVVLFLPEAVGYDEAAFAQLSPGIEESARVLGRSPAAVFRTITLPLAAPGVAAGAALVFLTAVKELPATLLLGPYGFHTLATEVWSAATEGRQAQAAAPALALLIVASIPSAWLAFGWDRSRRRGGP from the coding sequence ATGGGCGCGCTCACCGCCGCGCGCCGTCGCCCCGTGCCCGTCCCGGTCGCCCCGCGCACCTGGCTGTTGCGCGCGGCGGCGGCGGCGATCGTCGTCGTCGCGCTCCTGCCGCTCGGCTATCTCGCGCTGCGCGCGGCGCAGGGCAGCGATGCGGCGCTCGCCGTGCTGCGCCGGCCACAGACGGCTTGGACGGTGTTGCGCACGCTCGCGCTGATGGCGGCCGTCACCGCCACGGCCGTCGCGCTGGCCGTGCCCTTGGCGTGGCTGACGACGTCGACCGACCTGCCCGGCCGGCGGGCGTGGTCCGTCGCCCTCGCGCTGCCGCTCGTTGTGCCGAGCTACGTCAGCGCTTACCTGTACAGCGCCGCCCTCGGCCCGCGCGGCAGCCTCGGCGTCGCGCTCGCGCCGCTCGGCATCGAGCGCCTGCCCCGGGTCGCAGGCTTCGTCGGGGCGTGGCTCGTCCTCAGCCTGGCCACGTATCCGTACGTTCTCCTCACTGCCCAGAGCGCCCTGCGCCGCCTGGACCCCGCCCTGACCGAGGCGTCGCGCAGCCTCGGCCGCGGCCCGTGGGCCACGTTCCTGCGCGTCACGCTGCCCGGCCTTCGGCCGTCGATCGCCGCCGGCGCGCTCCTTGTGGCGCTCTATACGCTGCGCGACTTCGGCGCGGTCTCCGTGCTGCGCTTCGACGCGCTCTCACAGGTGATCTATCTCACGCTCCGCGCCAGCCTCGACCGGCCCGGCGCGGCCATGCTCTCGCTCGTCGTCGTCGGGATCACCGTCGCCGTCCTCGGCTTGGAGCGGCTCCTCGCCTCGCGCGCGCCGCGCGTCGCGGCGGCGACGTCGCGTGCGGCGGCCGTTCCGCTGCGCGTGCCGCTCGGCCGCTGGCGGGTCGCGGCGCTCCTCGGCTGTGCCGCGACGGTGCTGCTGGCGTTGGCGGTGCCGGGCATCGAGCTTGGCTTCGAACTCGGGCGGGGGCTGGTCAGGGGGCAAGTGATCGATGGCGGGCGCCTGTTGGGCGCGCTCCGGAACAGCGCGCTGGCCGCCGGGCTGGCCGCTGCGGCCACCGTGCTCGCCGCGCTGCCCGTGGCGGCGGCGGCGCGGAGCTGGCCGGGGGGGGCCGGGCGTTGGCTTGGTCGGCTGTCCTACACCGGCCTTGCGCTCCCGCCGATCACCGTCGCGCTGGCCGTCGTCTTCCTCGGACTCGGGGTCGTGCCGGCGCTCTACCAGACGCTGCCGCTGCTCGTCTTCGCCTACGTCGTCCTGTTCCTGCCCGAGGCCGTCGGCTACGACGAGGCGGCCTTCGCGCAGCTCTCACCGGGCATCGAGGAGAGCGCCCGCGTCCTCGGCCGGTCGCCGGCGGCGGTCTTCCGGACGATCACGCTGCCTCTCGCCGCCCCCGGCGTGGCGGCCGGCGCGGCGCTCGTGTTCCTGACGGCCGTCAAGGAGCTGCCGGCGACGCTGCTGCTCGGCCCGTACGGCTTCCACACCCTGGCCACCGAGGTTTGGTCGGCGGCCACCGAGGGCCGCCAGGCGCAGGCCGCTGCCCCGGCGCTGGCGCTCCTGATCGTGGCCAGCATCCCGTCCGCTTGGCTGGCGTTCGGCTGGGACCGCAGCCGGCGCCGGGGCGGGCCATGA
- a CDS encoding iron ABC transporter substrate-binding protein: MSLSGATPSRAHAPLVAARGAWAAVCLSFSLLQIAGCSAPAATSIGGAETASPPAAAATAAEAYPLPMPEPDPEHAARETSGPAGLVVYSGRTESLVGPLIEAFEATSGLQVDVRYGDTGELAVTLLEEGDRSPADVFFAQEPGGLGEVAAMLAPLPADVLGAVEPQYRAADGSWVGISGRARVVVFNTDKLMAEDLPADIRAFIGPEWKGRVGWAPANASFQSMVTAMRRTWGEDETRRWVEGMVANGAVAFPKNGPIVQAVADGEIDVGFVNHYYLYGFLAEEGEAFKARNAVLREGGPASILLVAGAAILKTAAHPEAAERFVRFLQGTEAQHFFAERTWEYPLSAGVQPDAQLPALADLKLTTLDLGALDDIAGSVAMLRDAGALP; this comes from the coding sequence ATGTCCCTATCCGGCGCTACTCCATCCCGCGCCCACGCACCGCTCGTCGCTGCGCGCGGTGCGTGGGCGGCCGTGTGTCTGTCGTTCTCTCTGCTGCAGATCGCCGGCTGCAGCGCACCGGCCGCAACGTCGATCGGCGGCGCCGAGACCGCGTCGCCGCCCGCCGCAGCCGCCACCGCGGCCGAGGCCTACCCGTTGCCCATGCCCGAGCCCGACCCCGAACACGCCGCGCGTGAGACGTCCGGCCCGGCCGGTCTCGTCGTCTATTCCGGCCGCACCGAGAGCCTTGTCGGCCCGCTGATCGAAGCGTTCGAGGCGACGAGCGGTCTGCAGGTGGACGTTCGCTACGGCGACACCGGCGAGCTGGCGGTCACGCTGCTCGAGGAGGGCGACCGCTCGCCGGCCGACGTGTTCTTCGCGCAGGAGCCGGGCGGGCTCGGTGAGGTGGCCGCAATGCTCGCGCCGCTCCCCGCCGACGTCCTCGGCGCCGTCGAGCCGCAGTACCGCGCCGCGGATGGCAGCTGGGTGGGCATCTCGGGCCGCGCCCGCGTCGTCGTCTTCAACACCGACAAGCTCATGGCCGAGGATCTGCCCGCGGATATCCGGGCGTTCATCGGACCCGAATGGAAGGGCCGGGTCGGCTGGGCGCCCGCCAACGCGTCGTTCCAGTCGATGGTGACGGCGATGCGGCGGACGTGGGGTGAGGACGAAACGCGTCGCTGGGTCGAGGGCATGGTCGCCAACGGGGCCGTCGCGTTCCCGAAGAACGGGCCGATCGTCCAGGCCGTGGCCGACGGCGAGATCGACGTCGGCTTCGTCAACCACTATTACCTGTACGGCTTCCTGGCCGAGGAAGGCGAGGCGTTCAAAGCCCGCAATGCCGTGTTGCGTGAGGGCGGGCCGGCCTCGATCCTGCTCGTCGCCGGCGCCGCGATCCTGAAGACCGCTGCCCACCCGGAGGCCGCCGAGCGGTTCGTCCGCTTCCTGCAGGGAACTGAAGCGCAGCACTTCTTCGCCGAGCGGACGTGGGAGTACCCGCTCTCCGCCGGCGTCCAGCCCGACGCGCAGCTGCCGGCCCTCGCCGATCTGAAGCTCACGACGCTCGACCTCGGCGCGCTGGACGACATCGCGGGCTCGGTGGCGATGCTGCGCGACGCGGGCGCGTTGCCATAG
- a CDS encoding metal-dependent transcriptional regulator, with amino-acid sequence MGHSTPTEEVDTAALTRAMQRYAAEIYRLQQDHDHVSLARLADMLEVTAQAVSRMVRRLDAAGLVQHTRYRGVRLTPAGERFSLPAIRRHRLVEVFLVDVMRFGIDEVHPLADVLENGIDDHIEARIDDLTGHPRHCPHGDPIPDRDGRMPALDDGPLSAYDGARAAVSRVRTHDGEKMRYIYRIGARPGAALEIVSRAPFNGPLTLRIGGDSVVIGREVADAIWVRRDRSAAD; translated from the coding sequence ATGGGCCATTCGACCCCGACCGAAGAAGTCGACACCGCCGCGCTCACGCGCGCCATGCAGCGCTACGCCGCCGAGATCTACCGGCTCCAGCAGGACCACGATCACGTGAGCCTTGCCCGGCTGGCGGACATGCTCGAGGTCACGGCGCAGGCCGTGTCCCGCATGGTCCGCCGCCTCGATGCGGCCGGGCTCGTCCAGCACACCCGCTACCGCGGCGTGCGCCTCACCCCCGCCGGCGAGCGCTTCAGCCTGCCGGCGATCCGCCGCCACCGCCTCGTCGAGGTCTTCCTGGTCGACGTGATGCGCTTCGGCATCGACGAGGTGCACCCGTTGGCCGACGTCCTCGAGAACGGCATCGACGATCATATCGAGGCCCGCATCGACGACCTCACCGGCCACCCGCGCCACTGCCCCCACGGCGACCCGATCCCCGACCGCGACGGCCGAATGCCCGCGCTGGACGACGGCCCGCTCTCGGCGTACGACGGTGCGCGCGCCGCCGTCAGCCGCGTCCGGACGCACGACGGCGAGAAGATGCGCTACATCTACCGGATCGGCGCACGCCCCGGCGCAGCGCTCGAGATCGTCTCGCGCGCACCGTTCAACGGCCCGCTCACGCTGCGGATCGGGGGCGACAGCGTCGTCATCGGGCGCGAGGTGGCGGACGCGATCTGGGTACGGCGGGACAGGTCGGCGGCCGACTGA
- a CDS encoding TIGR01777 family protein, with product MGRIIVTGGSGLIGRRLVTELAGRGHEVVVLSRTPARITGLPAGARAVGWDGRTAAGWGDLADGALAIVNLAGETIAKRWTADHKTRILESRLNAGAAVVEAIRGTAVKPRVLVQAAAVGFYGACGGEVVTEDSPSKPGQFLSDVVVAWEASTSAVEAMGVRRAVVRTGLVLAKEGGALPPMALPFRLFVGGPTGSGRQYYPWIHIDDVVGAIIHLIGDPQARGAYNLTAPTPVTNRAFAAALGRALHRPALIPTPGFALRLVLGEMATLILDGQQAVPARLLAQGYRHRHANLDDALKDLA from the coding sequence ATGGGCCGCATCATCGTCACCGGCGGCTCCGGCCTCATCGGCCGCCGCCTCGTCACCGAACTCGCCGGCCGCGGCCACGAGGTCGTCGTCCTTTCGCGCACCCCTGCGCGCATCACCGGGCTGCCGGCCGGCGCGCGGGCGGTCGGCTGGGACGGCCGAACGGCGGCGGGCTGGGGCGACCTGGCGGACGGCGCCCTGGCGATCGTGAACCTGGCCGGCGAAACGATTGCCAAGCGCTGGACGGCGGACCACAAGACGCGCATCCTCGAAAGCCGCCTGAACGCCGGCGCGGCCGTCGTCGAGGCGATCCGCGGGACGGCGGTCAAGCCGCGCGTGCTCGTCCAGGCTGCGGCCGTCGGCTTCTACGGCGCGTGCGGCGGCGAGGTCGTAACCGAGGACAGCCCGAGCAAGCCCGGGCAGTTCCTGTCGGACGTCGTCGTGGCCTGGGAGGCCTCGACCTCGGCCGTCGAGGCGATGGGCGTCCGGCGCGCGGTGGTCCGCACCGGCCTCGTCCTGGCGAAGGAAGGCGGTGCGCTGCCGCCGATGGCCCTGCCGTTCCGCCTGTTCGTCGGCGGCCCGACCGGCAGCGGCCGGCAGTACTACCCCTGGATCCACATCGACGACGTCGTCGGTGCGATCATCCATCTGATCGGCGACCCACAGGCGCGCGGCGCGTACAACCTGACGGCCCCAACGCCCGTCACGAACCGCGCCTTCGCCGCCGCGCTCGGCCGCGCCCTCCACCGCCCCGCGCTCATCCCGACCCCGGGCTTCGCGCTCCGCCTGGTCCTCGGCGAGATGGCGACGCTCATCCTCGACGGCCAACAGGCCGTGCCGGCGCGGCTGCTGGCGCAGGGTTACCGCCACCGCCACGCCAACCTCGACGACGCCCTCAAGGACCTCGCGTAG